A portion of the Leptospirales bacterium genome contains these proteins:
- a CDS encoding DUF1343 domain-containing protein produces MNRSSQPYLGALSALASAPQELGQRIGLICNQSSWLRAAQSYLFQSLAQKGILRRLFLPEHGLFAELQDQVALDDVDHYQRLAPGVEIISLYGATEAALQPASDQLLDLDTLLIDLQDVGARYYTFATTVSYAFDVLALAQKKPRIIVVDRPNPAGRLVEGSPLPPSYASFVGRPGLPHRHGLSLGELARFYERQCGVDLDLRFLYADDSPWEIPPSPNMPTALTPLVYSGQCLLEGTNLSEGRGTTRPFEIFGAPFMDFVFQLSPPLQAGAALRPLCFQPTFHKWANELCYGYQIHLDGAPYHSLAHSLKLIRWIRENSARFDWRHGVYEYRSDRPAIELLAGDAIYTDYLLGKRNYAEVREFMEQQEEEWLATASSLRLDERPLRRAAQEPRLDYC; encoded by the coding sequence ATGAATCGCTCCTCCCAACCCTACCTTGGCGCGCTGAGCGCTCTGGCCAGCGCTCCTCAGGAGCTGGGCCAGCGCATAGGATTGATTTGCAATCAGAGCTCCTGGCTGCGCGCTGCGCAAAGCTACTTGTTTCAATCTCTGGCGCAAAAAGGGATCCTCCGCCGCCTCTTTCTTCCAGAGCATGGACTTTTTGCGGAATTGCAGGATCAAGTAGCGCTCGATGATGTTGACCACTACCAGCGCCTGGCGCCCGGCGTGGAAATCATTTCGCTCTATGGCGCCACGGAGGCGGCGCTGCAGCCAGCATCGGATCAGTTGCTCGATCTTGATACGCTCTTGATTGATCTTCAAGACGTGGGCGCTCGCTACTACACCTTTGCAACAACCGTGAGCTATGCTTTCGACGTTCTGGCTCTCGCCCAAAAAAAACCGCGCATCATTGTTGTCGATCGACCCAATCCGGCCGGTCGTCTGGTGGAAGGCTCGCCGCTGCCGCCGTCCTACGCCAGCTTCGTCGGCCGTCCCGGACTGCCGCATCGTCATGGCTTGAGCCTCGGCGAACTGGCGCGCTTCTACGAGCGCCAGTGTGGCGTTGATCTTGATTTGCGCTTCCTCTACGCGGACGACAGTCCATGGGAAATTCCGCCATCGCCCAATATGCCCACAGCGCTTACGCCGCTGGTCTACAGCGGCCAGTGTCTGCTGGAAGGCACCAATCTTTCCGAGGGGCGCGGAACAACCAGGCCGTTTGAGATCTTTGGCGCACCCTTCATGGATTTTGTTTTTCAACTTTCACCGCCGCTGCAGGCCGGGGCCGCCCTGCGCCCGCTGTGCTTTCAACCAACCTTTCACAAATGGGCCAACGAACTTTGCTACGGATACCAGATTCACCTTGATGGCGCTCCTTACCACTCGCTGGCACACAGCCTCAAGTTGATTCGCTGGATTCGCGAAAACTCCGCGCGCTTCGACTGGCGCCACGGAGTCTACGAATACCGCTCTGATCGTCCGGCCATTGAACTCTTGGCCGGCGATGCCATTTATACGGACTATCTGCTGGGTAAGAGGAACTATGCCGAAGTGCGCGAATTCATGGAACAGCAGGAAGAGGAGTGGCTGGCGACGGCGTCCTCGCTGCGTCTGGATGAACGGCCTCTGCGGCGCGCGGCGCAAGAACCTCGATTGGACTATTGTTGA